A genomic region of Streptomyces sp. R33 contains the following coding sequences:
- a CDS encoding ABC transporter substrate-binding protein yields the protein MRWMRAAGRALLVGAVVLAGYAGFGVRADAGAASGSRGPLTLVTAGDLTDYLSPLLDDWNDGHPGERVTLVELPDSADETRAQMISELRSGRDRFDVLNIDVAWTSEFAAAGWISPLERDRFPLDAFLRPVVDTATFDGRLYAVPYVTNAGLLYYRKDVLDREGEQPPRTWAELVRQARTIAPKYGLDGYAGQFLPYEGLTVNVTEAVHSAGGSILRDDGARVTVDSDAARAGLRFLADGVRDGWISREALGYKEEESRQAFQDGRLLFLRNWPYVYADAGASGSKVAGRFGAVPLPGPDGPGTSVLGGSNLAVSSHARHPASAADLISYLTSERVQRKVLTEGSLPPVRAALYEDPELIRAYPYLPTLRESVLSAVPRPKSPRYDQVSLAVQAVAQDVMALRQTPEQATARLARELGPLSRKG from the coding sequence ATGCGGTGGATGCGTGCCGCGGGTAGAGCTCTCCTGGTCGGTGCGGTGGTGCTGGCGGGGTACGCCGGTTTCGGTGTGCGCGCCGACGCGGGCGCCGCCTCCGGGAGCCGCGGTCCCCTGACGCTCGTGACCGCGGGCGATCTGACCGACTACCTCTCCCCGCTCCTGGACGACTGGAACGACGGCCATCCCGGCGAACGCGTCACGCTCGTCGAGCTGCCCGATTCGGCGGACGAGACCCGGGCCCAGATGATCAGCGAACTGCGGTCGGGCCGCGACCGGTTCGACGTACTGAACATCGACGTCGCCTGGACGTCCGAGTTCGCGGCGGCCGGGTGGATCTCGCCGCTCGAGCGCGATCGCTTCCCCCTGGACGCCTTCCTGCGGCCGGTCGTCGACACCGCGACCTTCGACGGCCGGCTGTACGCGGTCCCGTACGTCACGAACGCGGGGCTGCTCTACTACCGCAAGGACGTCCTGGACCGGGAGGGCGAGCAACCGCCGCGCACCTGGGCCGAACTGGTCCGCCAGGCGCGCACGATCGCCCCGAAGTACGGACTGGACGGCTATGCCGGTCAGTTCCTGCCCTACGAGGGGCTCACCGTCAACGTCACCGAGGCCGTGCACTCGGCGGGCGGTTCGATCCTGCGCGACGACGGCGCACGCGTGACGGTGGACTCGGATGCGGCGCGCGCCGGGCTGCGGTTCCTCGCGGACGGGGTGCGGGACGGCTGGATCTCCCGCGAGGCGCTCGGCTACAAGGAGGAGGAGTCGCGGCAGGCGTTCCAGGACGGCCGGCTGCTCTTCCTGCGGAACTGGCCGTACGTGTACGCGGACGCGGGCGCGAGCGGGTCGAAGGTCGCGGGCAGGTTCGGCGCCGTGCCGCTGCCCGGACCCGACGGGCCGGGCACCAGCGTGCTGGGCGGCTCCAACCTCGCCGTGAGCAGCCATGCGCGGCATCCGGCGTCGGCGGCCGATCTGATCTCCTACCTCACCAGTGAACGGGTGCAGCGGAAGGTGCTCACCGAGGGCTCGCTGCCGCCGGTGCGCGCCGCGCTGTACGAGGATCCCGAGCTGATCCGCGCGTATCCGTACCTGCCCACGCTCCGCGAGAGCGTGCTGTCGGCCGTGCCACGCCCGAAGAGCCCGCGCTACGACCAGGTGAGCCTCGCCGTGCAGGCCGTGGCGCAGGACGTGATGGCGCTGCGCCAGACGCCCGAGCAGGCGACGGCGCGGCTTGCGCGCGAGCTCGGACCCCTGTCCCGCAAGGGCTGA
- a CDS encoding PadR family transcriptional regulator — MRLALLALLTRSPAHGYELKQDLEKLLGAAYPQPNVGQIYVTLGRLEKSGLIEGEDVEQSGRPNKRTYRLTDAGREAVVAWFEETAEEPRVRDEFFMKLALAPQSGLADPIALINKQRRQYLNTMRDLSKLAAAEDRDNKISQLLIEGAMLHLQADLDWLERCQEELE; from the coding sequence GTGCGGCTGGCGCTCCTTGCGCTCCTCACCCGTAGCCCTGCGCACGGTTACGAGCTGAAGCAGGACCTTGAGAAGCTCCTGGGCGCCGCGTACCCTCAGCCCAACGTCGGCCAGATCTACGTCACCCTCGGCAGGCTGGAGAAGAGCGGCCTCATCGAGGGCGAGGACGTCGAGCAGTCGGGCCGGCCCAACAAGCGCACGTACCGGCTGACGGACGCCGGGCGCGAGGCCGTGGTGGCCTGGTTCGAGGAGACCGCCGAGGAACCCCGGGTACGGGACGAGTTCTTCATGAAGCTCGCCCTGGCACCGCAGTCGGGTCTGGCCGACCCGATCGCGCTGATCAACAAGCAGCGGCGGCAGTACCTCAACACCATGCGGGACCTGTCCAAGCTGGCGGCGGCCGAGGACCGCGACAACAAGATCTCCCAACTGCTGATCGAGGGCGCCATGCTGCACCTGCAGGCCGACCTCGACTGGCTGGAACGCTGTCAGGAGGAGCTGGAATGA
- a CDS encoding ABC transporter ATP-binding protein, translated as MSDDATTDATTAPAVPAPPIVRAEGLTKSHHGEGVPVHAVRGVDLSVQPGEFVAVTGPSGAGKSTLLHLIGGLQRPDSGKLWLGGERVDEYREARWAVLRRRSIGVVFQFFNLVSNLTVADNVELPALLAGASPKAARASRAELLAELGLEGRERSMPGELSGGEQQRVALARALVNHPTLLLADEPAGSLDSKGTREVLRLLSRFHQRGQTIMMVTHDARMASAADRVISFFDGRIADDAQLAGGGRRGPARGVSGVLDLDPEPKR; from the coding sequence ATGAGCGACGACGCCACCACCGACGCCACCACCGCTCCTGCCGTGCCCGCCCCGCCCATCGTGCGCGCCGAGGGTCTGACCAAGTCGCACCACGGCGAGGGCGTACCGGTGCATGCCGTGCGCGGGGTGGACCTGTCCGTGCAGCCCGGCGAGTTCGTCGCGGTCACCGGGCCTTCGGGAGCCGGCAAGTCCACGCTGCTGCATCTGATCGGCGGCCTCCAGCGGCCCGACAGCGGGAAGCTGTGGCTCGGCGGAGAGCGGGTCGACGAGTACCGCGAGGCCCGCTGGGCGGTCCTCAGGCGCCGCAGCATCGGCGTCGTCTTCCAGTTCTTCAACCTCGTCTCGAACCTCACCGTCGCCGACAACGTCGAACTGCCCGCCCTGCTGGCGGGGGCCTCCCCGAAGGCCGCCCGCGCATCCCGCGCCGAACTGCTGGCCGAACTCGGCCTCGAAGGCCGCGAGCGCTCGATGCCCGGCGAGCTGTCCGGCGGCGAACAGCAGCGGGTCGCACTCGCCCGCGCCCTGGTCAACCACCCCACGCTGCTGCTCGCCGACGAACCGGCCGGCAGCCTCGACAGCAAGGGCACCCGCGAGGTGCTGCGGCTGCTCTCCCGGTTCCACCAGCGCGGCCAGACGATCATGATGGTCACCCACGACGCCCGGATGGCCAGTGCCGCCGACCGCGTCATCAGCTTCTTCGACGGGCGCATTGCCGACGACGCACAGCTCGCCGGGGGCGGCCGGCGCGGGCCCGCCCGCGGCGTGTCCGGCGTACTGGACCTGGACCCGGAACCGAAGCGGTGA
- a CDS encoding FtsX-like permease family protein translates to MRATLRWAHADFRAHRGEALFVVLASAGIIASLLLAGALFSYAANPWQRIFNQSHGAHIWLQTRAGADTDALSGVDGVAALSGPYRTAATTVESRGARVGVTLRATPAAPPETGRPLVTAGSWFPRPDDRVSGHSGTGTVVLEASVARALWAEPGDTVRVTGPDGAPHALQVSGIAEVAEPRYHPGGGPGIGWVLSATLDGIARGDTGQSVGLRLEDPDDTDFIVQRAVTVLGADRVAQVTKWQQARAEAGGDDRLLGQMFAVFGLGALLAAALAAAGAIGARVRGQLRDIAVLKAVGFTPGQVTRGFLVQHLAFALLGVALGTAAIALLGARIPGRIGEAAAVWQDLPGHTAIMIGVPCGAVLLIAAATGLSAWRAGRVPPVPVARAALPSAAPITALGRRALGMRVPAALVLGWRAAFPRRGRTLVPVARLALPLVLITVALVAWSTLDQFRSRPAQMGLPAALTVRAEQPAASSDAELEQTLAEIPGIAAVHPGAEMAALVPGQTGTITLRGLGTARDPYPSKVVEGRAVGGPDEAVAGQGLLDLLGVRVGAWVRMTVEGRPQILHLVGRTIEPESGGRVITTTIDALRERDPGLRPDHHALVLRKGADPRAVSAALAVAAGGTLEVRETPNPVDRLEPARGVIAALIAVLALIGLIELLTLISTGVRDRGRDLLALKAIGLTPRQIGAMIVTAAGLTALASALVGTTVGALSGGWLVDTQGASSGIGAGIAQLPPLPVLLTVVAAAVLGAVAAALVPATRTARRRLADSLSETL, encoded by the coding sequence GTGCGGGCCACTCTGCGCTGGGCGCACGCCGATTTCCGCGCACACCGAGGCGAAGCCCTCTTCGTGGTGCTGGCCAGCGCCGGGATCATCGCCTCGCTCCTGCTGGCCGGCGCACTGTTCAGCTACGCCGCCAACCCCTGGCAGCGGATCTTCAACCAGTCCCACGGCGCGCACATCTGGCTGCAGACCCGCGCCGGGGCCGACACGGACGCCCTGTCCGGCGTGGACGGGGTCGCAGCCCTCTCCGGGCCCTACCGCACCGCGGCGACGACGGTCGAGTCGCGCGGCGCGCGGGTCGGGGTGACGCTGCGCGCGACCCCGGCGGCGCCCCCGGAAACGGGTCGGCCGCTCGTCACCGCCGGCAGCTGGTTCCCGCGGCCGGACGACCGCGTGAGCGGCCACAGCGGCACCGGCACCGTCGTACTGGAAGCCTCGGTCGCGCGGGCGCTCTGGGCCGAGCCGGGCGACACCGTACGGGTCACCGGCCCGGACGGCGCCCCGCACGCTCTGCAGGTGAGCGGGATCGCCGAGGTGGCAGAGCCCCGCTACCACCCGGGCGGTGGGCCCGGCATCGGCTGGGTGCTCTCCGCCACCCTCGACGGGATCGCCCGCGGAGACACCGGGCAGAGCGTGGGCCTGCGCCTGGAGGATCCGGACGACACCGACTTCATCGTCCAGCGCGCGGTGACCGTACTCGGCGCCGACCGGGTGGCCCAGGTCACCAAATGGCAGCAGGCGCGGGCCGAGGCGGGCGGCGACGACCGGCTCCTGGGCCAGATGTTCGCCGTCTTCGGGCTCGGCGCCCTGCTCGCGGCGGCGCTCGCCGCGGCCGGTGCGATCGGCGCGCGGGTGCGGGGCCAGCTGAGGGACATCGCCGTCCTCAAGGCCGTCGGCTTCACCCCGGGTCAGGTGACCCGCGGTTTCCTCGTGCAGCACCTGGCCTTCGCGCTCCTCGGCGTGGCCCTCGGCACGGCGGCGATCGCCCTGCTCGGCGCTCGGATACCCGGCCGGATCGGGGAGGCGGCGGCGGTCTGGCAGGACCTGCCGGGCCACACCGCGATCATGATCGGTGTCCCCTGCGGCGCGGTGCTGCTGATCGCGGCCGCCACCGGGCTCTCGGCCTGGCGGGCCGGACGGGTGCCACCGGTGCCGGTGGCCCGCGCCGCGCTGCCGTCCGCCGCGCCGATCACCGCGCTCGGGCGGCGGGCCCTCGGGATGCGGGTGCCTGCGGCCCTGGTCCTGGGGTGGCGGGCGGCGTTCCCGCGCCGGGGCCGGACGCTCGTACCGGTGGCCCGGCTCGCCCTGCCGCTGGTCCTCATCACGGTCGCCCTCGTCGCCTGGTCGACGCTGGACCAGTTCCGCAGCCGGCCCGCCCAGATGGGACTGCCCGCGGCGCTGACCGTACGGGCCGAACAGCCCGCCGCGTCGTCCGACGCGGAACTGGAGCAGACCCTCGCGGAGATCCCCGGCATCGCCGCGGTCCATCCGGGCGCCGAGATGGCGGCGCTCGTGCCGGGACAGACCGGCACGATCACGCTCCGCGGGCTGGGCACGGCCCGGGACCCGTACCCCTCCAAGGTGGTGGAAGGGCGTGCGGTCGGCGGTCCGGACGAGGCGGTGGCCGGGCAGGGGCTGCTCGACCTCCTCGGGGTGCGGGTCGGGGCGTGGGTGCGGATGACGGTCGAGGGACGGCCGCAGATCCTGCACCTCGTCGGCCGCACCATCGAACCCGAATCCGGGGGCCGCGTGATCACCACGACCATCGACGCACTGCGGGAGCGCGATCCGGGGCTGCGGCCCGACCACCACGCCCTGGTACTGCGCAAGGGCGCGGACCCGAGGGCGGTGAGCGCCGCGCTCGCCGTGGCGGCGGGCGGAACGCTGGAGGTCCGGGAGACGCCCAATCCGGTGGACCGGCTGGAACCGGCGCGCGGAGTGATCGCCGCCCTGATCGCGGTGCTGGCGCTGATCGGGCTGATCGAACTGCTGACGTTGATCAGCACGGGCGTACGCGACCGGGGCCGGGACCTGCTCGCGCTGAAGGCGATCGGGCTGACGCCCCGGCAGATCGGCGCGATGATCGTGACCGCCGCCGGACTGACCGCGCTGGCCTCCGCCCTGGTGGGGACGACGGTGGGGGCGCTGTCCGGCGGTTGGCTGGTGGACACCCAGGGCGCGTCGAGCGGGATCGGCGCGGGCATCGCCCAACTGCCGCCGCTGCCCGTGCTGTTGACGGTGGTCGCCGCGGCGGTCCTAGGCGCGGTGGCGGCGGCGCTGGTACCGGCGACACGGACGGCGCGGCGCAGGCTGGCGGACTCGTTGAGCGAGACGCTCTGA